Within the Thermosynechococcus sichuanensis E542 genome, the region TGCTCCCGAGCTGCGCCTTACCTATGGCATTGACTTTCCCTATGCGGCCATTGGTCGCCAGTGGTGTAGCTTTACCCCTTCAGAACTAGCGATCGCCGTTGCCCCTGCTCGCACCTTTGGTTTTGCTGAACAAGTGGAGTATCTGCGCAGCCAAGGCTTGATTCAGGGGGGCAGTTTAGAGAATGCCCTTGTGTGCAGCACTAGTGGTTGGGTCAACCCACCGTTACGCTTTGCCGATGAACCGGTTCGCCACAAGTTACTGGATCTTTGGGGAGATTTAGCCCTCCTAGGGACACCGCCCATCGCCCATTATGTCGCCTATCGGGCAAGTCATCATCTGCATACCCAATTGGCACGGGCGATCGCCCGCCAGATGGTTTAGGGAGCAACCATTCTCCCCTATGATTTGTTTATATCTTTAAGTTCATGCGCCGACACTTACTCCTATGCCAACGTTGACTGACTCCCCACCCACCACTGTGCTGACGGTCACTGATCTCCAGCAGTTGCTTCCCCACCGCTACCCCTTTTTGCTGGTGGATCGGATCATTGACTACGTGCCAGAAAAGTATGCTGTGGGGCTGAAAAACGTCACGATCAACGAGCCTTTTTTCCAAGGGCACTTTCCCGGTCGCCCAATTATGCCGGGGGTGCTCATTGTGGAAGCTCTTGCCCAAGTGGGAGGGGTTGTCCTGATGCAGATGAACTGGGCAAAGGATAAGCTTTCTGTGTTCGCGGGCATTGATAAGGTGCGCTTTCGCCGTCCAGTCGTCCCTGGGGATCAGTTGATCCTGCGGGCTGAGCTTCTTGTGGTTAAGCAGCAGCGCATTGGCAAAATGCAAGGACGGGCTGAGGTGAATGGCCAATTGGTCTGTGAGGGCGAGATGATGTTCTCGCTAGTGGACTAGTCACAATCAATGATGCAAAC harbors:
- the fabZ gene encoding 3-hydroxyacyl-ACP dehydratase FabZ; amino-acid sequence: MPTLTDSPPTTVLTVTDLQQLLPHRYPFLLVDRIIDYVPEKYAVGLKNVTINEPFFQGHFPGRPIMPGVLIVEALAQVGGVVLMQMNWAKDKLSVFAGIDKVRFRRPVVPGDQLILRAELLVVKQQRIGKMQGRAEVNGQLVCEGEMMFSLVD